The Rhodamnia argentea isolate NSW1041297 chromosome 10, ASM2092103v1, whole genome shotgun sequence sequence GCTTTTATTTTGGCGGTTGTTCTTCTTTCCAATTTGGTTCAGAATCGGAGGAGGAGATATTTGAAGAGGTTTTGCATGGTGATCTTGACTTCTCATCAGATCCTTGGCCCAACATATCTGAAAGTGCTAAAGATCTAGTCAGAAGAATGCTTGTCAGGAATCCTAAAAAGCGGATAACTGCTCATGAAGTCCTTTGTAAGTATGATAACCCAATTTGCGGATTCCATAGTTTACATACTCGGGAATGCCAGTTATTTCGTAACTTAGAAGAATAGTAGAAATGATCAAACAAGATAAGCGGGGGCCCTATTTCGGCCCTTTTAGAGTTCTACCTGTAGTGTAGACAAAAGCCTCTTCTCTCTCCTGTCATAAAAGAGgtatttttttccccctttttcgcTTCTTTTATGGCAGCTATTGTGGGGTTGCATAGGCCGTTTGTAACCTCTTAGGAGGAGAAATTTGAACTGGAGGTTGATAGATGTAGATCCAAGGTTACCTTAAGCTCGTAAATGGCCGGCGAGTTGAGTTGAGCTTGCATTGACCTTGAAACAGGGGtcttttcctaaaaatattattatatacCAGTTAAAGGTGTCCAACATGGTCAAGAGAGGCCTTTACAAACAGTCTGGAAGAGCGTTAGTGGTGAAATACGCCGCAAGGCCGCCAAATTTTACGCAAAACCATTAGAAGTTTACTAGCTCATAGGATGACTAGCAATGTCtgaataattttcagaaaaccTGAAGGGGGTGTGTTTTCTCCTGAAATAAGTCAATATGAAAACTAATCCAAAATTTATGGAGGCTCACTGCCAGTACTGAGAAGTTGTAAGAGGAGCTAGCGGGAGTCAAATATTCTCTTTGCTTGGAAGTATGTGAAATTCTGGAATAGTATCGGAAGTCTAAGTCCACTTGCGAATTTATGCAGGTCATCCTTGGATTCAAGTTGATGGGGTAGCTCCAGACAAGCCTCTTGATTCTGCAGTCTTGACTCGCTTGAAACAATTCTCTGCCATGAACAAATTCAAGAAGATGGCCCTTAGAGTAAGTTTATGCAGCTTTAGCATTCTGGTGAAGCATATGAGTGTCGACCTTATGCTCATTGTAAACTCATGTAGTCCATATCAGTTTTTGGTAGATCTTCACTATTCATTGTAACAGATAGAAAAATCTCATCGTTACTTTAACTTTGTAgatcatcttttttcttcttttctaacTATGAACTCGTACGTGTAGATCATAGCAGAGAGCCTTTCTGAAGAAGAAATTGCCGGGTTGAAAGAAATGTTCAAGATGATTGACACAGACAACAGTGGTTATATTACTTTTGAAGAACTTAAAACTGGACTCAAAAAATTCGGCGCAAACCTTAATGAGTCGGAGATGCTAGATCTCATGAAGGCTGTAAGTATTATGTTACGCAGGTGTACTGGCGTTTAGACACATTGTCAAAGCTAAATCACGTCTTTTTGCATGGGATTGATTGATTTCTCTCTGACAAGATACATACTTTTACCACAGGCCGATATAGACAATAGCGGCACCATTGACTATGGGGAATTTGTTGCTGCTACTTTGCATCTGAACAAAGTGGAGAAGGAAGACCATCTATTTGCCGCATTCTCATACTTCGATAGAGACGGAAGTGGCTATATCACTCAAGATGAGCTTCAACAAGCCTGTGAGGAGTTCGGCATAAAGGATGTCCGCTTGGAGGAAATGATCCAAGAAGTTGATCAGGACAATGTAAGCctggtctttttcttttttttttcgaaaaaaaaaaattacttaagtaTCTCCTAACAGCGACTCTGCATGAAAGTCTCGACTATCAATGCACAGACGCGAAATTTAAACTAAAAACTACAAGACAGAGACCAGgttaagaaattaattaaatcaCCCATTATTCATTAATGCATTTTGCGTGGAGAAAACGGGCTTTTATAAGAAGATATGAAATCTCTTGCTGTGTGATAAGTCTGATGACCATTTTAGGAAGTTTGTGTTGCCGACTGCCTTTACATGATGACAGGACTGGCCAAAAGCGGCGATGTCCTAATAAGCAGTTGTCTGACTACTCTGTTTTtcagaaaattggaaatttcttcGGATGGAAAACAGTTTATGCGGTGAACATGTGCTTAAGTCAAAATGTTGTTTACAGTTGAAGGCGTCTGATCATGTTACAATCCTTTTGTCACAGGACGGCCGCATTGACTACAACGAGTTCGTGGCGATGATGCAAATGGGGGACGCTGATCTTGGGACAAAGGGTCTAAAGAGCAGGAGTTTCGGAATCGGTTATAGAGAAGCACTGTCCGTCTGTTAACACAGGGAAACGCCCCGCTCAAACGGTGTCCATCCGGTAGATGGAGCCAGGGTCCACTGCCGTCAACAGTGACTATTCACCCGGTCCACGGTGAGCCTGGTGCGAACAAGTACTCCACGTCGACAAGCGAGCGTGGCTACccaacttcttctccttcttttaagtttattttttgaCTGGAAGGTTACTTGTATAGAAGTGCCAAAACGTTCAACGTCAGCAGGTGCTggtaaatagaagaaaaatccttgaatttttccttGATGATGTTCTTAGCTGATCTAGGGAGACATAGTCGAAAGGAGGCCCTTTTTTTGGCAAACACACGCAATCATAGCATGAAGTTTGATTCCGATAAAGGCTCAGGCCAGGCCGACGAGTTCGATTCCGATAAGGGCCCAAGCGAGACCGGCGAGGTCGATCGACACCGAGCCTCGCCGAACTGGCCTCCTCAGATCTGCGAACTTCGAGCCTCACTAGATCCGGTGAAGCTCGGCCTTGTTCAAGGCTGACgcgagctcgacctcgccgtcaTTAATGTCCGCATCAGAGAGGGAGGCGCCGAGCAGGGGAGAGTAAGGATCAGCCGGAGTGGGGGTAGGTCCGGCGTCGGAGGGGATTGTCTCGAGAGATAGACTGTCGgcgatggaggagagagaggcgtgaggagagagagtgggaaATGAAGCTCTGAAGAGGAAAAGAGATAAAGATGCAGCAACGCAAGagatgagaaaatgattttctcttttgagaaacgaaaatcattttattcagtttaaataattttttggttgactgaaaaataatttttgttgaCCGCTCTTTTTCCGCCTCTCAAACgtcggaaattgaaaaaaatattttccaaaatatatatatatatttttaaacaaactaagcctaaaaaataaagaaaggcaaaaaaagcaaaaaaatgtaaacgaagaaaatacccttagttatgactttctttgaaacaatgagggtacttaagtccttatttgaaatgaggtCCACTTCAgtccattatttaaaaaatgaaaacacttcaagcttttatttattattattatttttttttgtttcattacTTTGATACGAGTATTTGCATCCAATAACTACATCACTTTTTGTAGGTATTCCTTGAACAATTACATTTTTTGATCTAAAacaattacattaaaaaaacacACCTCAAACATCTAACTTTAATTGATGAGTTTCTAATGTAAAATGGAGATATACTATTTTAAGatatgggaaaattgtcaaaaaaagtcttaaaccttttgtacttttgccaattcaattataaaccttttaagtttgtcaattgaattctataccatttcacttttttccaattgatttttatcgatcgaaaatcactaatgtggacCTTGGCCGTTCTACAAGGGATGGCCAGCGCTGACGTGGatcaatttataatttttaatataatttattaattttgttagttttttcttttttttcgttctttcttttggttttattCTTCAGCGGTCGGCAAGGCGTCACTCCCAAGTCTAGGCGAGGCCATAATTGTTGTGGGTGAGGGGTAAGGCTGCCCGCCTATAGCCAATGGCAAGGCCGCGATTGTTTGGGTGAGGCCAACCTCTTTCACGGCTCTTGGCAGCCACCAATGAGTGTATCGTGGCCCTCGCCGATCGCTGAAGAAGAAatgttaaaggaaaaaaatgaaaaaataaaaaattcaaaaaaatattaaaatattaataaaattatccacgttaatgTCCGccgtaccacgtaggacggccagagtccatgttagcgatttttagccaataggactcaattgagaaaaagtgaaaatattgaGAACTCAATTGATGAACTTAAAAGTTTTATTATCACGGAAAGTTTCCCTTTCAAATATTATAGGAATTGCCATATATCTTGAAAGTTTCCAGctcaatatgcaagataattatGGTTTTATAGTCAATTAGAGTAAAGTGGAAGATACAATCATTGGACATCGGACATATGACAAATAATgcatacaataaaaaaaaaattcggtcgGAGCATATAATAAGTTAATGGAAGCAAATAATAGGAGTGAAATTACATTagatatcaaattaaatgagaaatttCAGCCATT is a genomic window containing:
- the LOC125312703 gene encoding calcium-dependent protein kinase 1-like; this encodes MLRWLVVVGMGARRPEQLKTLTDAKQGSPAPRCDSDVLRRRQRSGWWRRAGSKAVRRWWCRSGLRSRKEGRRKRSVYGGCGGHAKNRETFTDVVGSPYYVAPEVLRKSYGPEADVWSAGVMLYTLLSGVPPFWGRLILSFYFGGCSSFQFGSESEEEIFEEVLHGDLDFSSDPWPNISESAKDLVRRMLVRNPKKRITAHEVLCHPWIQVDGVAPDKPLDSAVLTRLKQFSAMNKFKKMALRIIAESLSEEEIAGLKEMFKMIDTDNSGYITFEELKTGLKKFGANLNESEMLDLMKAADIDNSGTIDYGEFVAATLHLNKVEKEDHLFAAFSYFDRDGSGYITQDELQQACEEFGIKDVRLEEMIQEVDQDNDGRIDYNEFVAMMQMGDADLGTKGLKSRSFGIGYREALSVC